In a genomic window of Actinomycetota bacterium:
- a CDS encoding lipid-transfer protein encodes MRNVNVIGVGMTKFTSPKAQRPYTEMAREATLDALKDAGVTYDEIEHAYTGWVYADSCAGQMVLYDMGMTGIPIFNVNNNCATGSNALFLARQAVGTGVVECALALGFEQMSPGALGVVFSDRPIPMFKFFEKLWSFVPVIPGAAPTAQLFGGAGLEYQQKYGAKDETFAKISVKARRHAKYNERAIFRDQLTVEEVLASPMQAPPLTRLQCCPPTCGAAAAVVCSDEFAAKHGIKNPVRIVAQSMMTDFPSTFEDSPMRIVGYDLTKNAARAVYEEAGIGPEDIDVIELHDCFTSNELISYEALGLTPEGTAEKFIEDGDNTYGGKYVINPSGGLLSKGHPLGATGLAQCAELVWQLRGEAGVRQVEGARVGLQHNIGLGGCVVVTMYSRN; translated from the coding sequence ATGAGAAACGTGAACGTGATCGGCGTTGGCATGACCAAGTTCACCTCGCCCAAGGCACAGCGGCCGTACACCGAGATGGCCAGGGAGGCCACGCTCGACGCCCTCAAGGACGCGGGCGTCACCTACGATGAGATCGAGCACGCGTACACGGGGTGGGTCTACGCCGACTCCTGCGCCGGGCAGATGGTCCTCTACGATATGGGCATGACGGGGATACCCATCTTCAACGTGAACAACAACTGCGCCACCGGGTCGAACGCCCTCTTCCTGGCCCGCCAGGCCGTGGGCACCGGCGTGGTGGAATGCGCCCTCGCGCTGGGCTTCGAGCAGATGTCCCCCGGCGCCCTGGGGGTGGTCTTCAGCGACCGCCCCATACCCATGTTCAAGTTCTTCGAGAAACTGTGGTCCTTCGTGCCGGTAATACCCGGTGCGGCTCCCACCGCCCAGCTCTTCGGGGGGGCGGGCCTCGAGTACCAGCAGAAATACGGCGCCAAGGACGAGACCTTCGCCAAGATCTCCGTCAAGGCGCGCCGGCACGCCAAGTACAACGAGAGGGCCATCTTCCGGGACCAGTTGACGGTGGAGGAGGTCCTAGCCTCCCCCATGCAGGCCCCTCCCCTCACCCGCCTGCAGTGCTGCCCGCCCACCTGCGGGGCGGCCGCGGCGGTGGTCTGCTCCGACGAGTTCGCCGCCAAGCACGGGATAAAGAACCCGGTGCGCATCGTGGCCCAGTCGATGATGACGGATTTCCCGAGCACCTTCGAGGACAGCCCCATGCGCATCGTGGGCTACGACCTCACGAAGAACGCCGCCAGGGCCGTTTACGAGGAGGCGGGCATAGGCCCCGAGGACATCGACGTGATCGAACTCCACGACTGCTTCACCTCCAACGAGCTCATCTCGTACGAGGCCCTGGGCCTCACCCCGGAGGGCACGGCGGAGAAGTTCATCGAGGACGGCGACAACACATACGGGGGCAAGTACGTGATAAACCCGTCTGGAGGCCTGCTCTCCAAGGGACATCCCCTTGGGGCCACCGGGTTGGCGCAGTGCGCCGAGCTGGTATGGCAGCTGCGCGGCGAGGCGGGCGTCCGCCAGGTGGAGGGCGCCAGGGTCGGCCTGCAACACAACATCGGCCTCGGCGGATGCGTGGTCGTGACCATGTACAGCAGGAACTGA
- the pcrA gene encoding DNA helicase PcrA has product MKGREEEILEGLNPEQREAALCFDGPLLILAGAGSGKTRVLTYRVALLTALRGVDPGRILAITFTNKAAEEMRGRIHRLVGPRAASIWISTFHSACARILRREAERLGYGSNFVIYDDEDQLRMVNRVMRDHDMDVKRFPPRLVRSLIEQAKIDMVDADAYRERVHDDLGEVVSSVYRSYQEQLLRNNAMDFDDLLLNTIAVFELFPAVLGHYQERFSYINVDEYQDTNPAQYRLVRLLAGGHRNLCVVGDDDQGIYSWRGADLRNILEFERDFPDARVVRLERNYRSTRVILEAANHVVSRIAGRKEKRLWTEREEGEPIRYLFAPSGMEETAYVALEINRLLEERGYHHRDIAVFYRTNAQSRPFEEVFLRFGIPYKIVGGFKFYERKEVKDAIAYLKFLLNPHDAVSLRRIVNEPRRGIGDTTLAHLEDHARREGLSLWEAMQRAEEVPGLGTAARSRVASFVELMRGLAARREEMDVPGFLREVLEKSGYLEALRAEKTFEAEGRLENLEELLGAAAEFFAAHPGEGLDAFLERTSLVAEIDLYDEEEGAVTLMTLHNAKGLEFPVVFIVGMEDGVFPHLRCMGSEESMEEERRLFYVGVTRAKDLLYLTGAASRSLYGDVKVSPPSRFLRDIPSRYLEVVSMAPWEAGRGAVGEGAGIAADALAASYRVGDRVMHDVWGEGMIIALSRGRGGPEVTVNFPGVGEKLLLLQYAPLKKL; this is encoded by the coding sequence ATGAAGGGAAGGGAAGAGGAGATCCTCGAGGGGTTGAACCCCGAGCAGCGCGAGGCCGCTTTGTGCTTCGACGGTCCCCTGCTCATCCTGGCGGGCGCGGGGAGCGGGAAGACGCGCGTGCTCACCTACCGGGTAGCCCTCCTCACCGCCTTGCGCGGCGTGGACCCCGGCCGCATCCTCGCCATAACCTTCACCAACAAGGCGGCGGAGGAGATGCGCGGCAGGATACACCGGCTGGTGGGGCCGCGCGCCGCCTCCATCTGGATCTCCACCTTTCACTCCGCCTGCGCGCGCATCCTGAGACGCGAGGCCGAGAGGTTGGGATACGGCAGCAACTTCGTCATCTACGACGACGAGGACCAGCTGCGCATGGTGAACCGGGTGATGCGCGACCACGACATGGACGTCAAGCGCTTCCCGCCGCGCCTCGTCCGCTCTCTCATCGAGCAGGCGAAGATAGACATGGTGGACGCGGACGCGTACCGGGAGAGGGTGCACGACGACCTCGGCGAGGTGGTCTCCTCCGTTTACAGGTCCTACCAGGAGCAGTTGCTGCGCAACAACGCCATGGACTTCGACGACCTTCTCCTCAATACCATAGCCGTTTTCGAGCTCTTCCCCGCCGTGCTCGGCCATTACCAGGAGAGGTTCTCGTACATAAACGTGGACGAGTACCAGGACACCAACCCGGCGCAGTACCGCTTGGTGAGGTTGCTCGCCGGGGGGCACCGCAACCTCTGCGTGGTGGGCGACGACGACCAGGGCATCTATTCCTGGCGCGGCGCAGACCTGCGCAACATCCTCGAGTTCGAGCGCGACTTCCCGGATGCCAGGGTGGTGCGGCTGGAGAGGAACTACCGCTCCACCCGCGTCATCCTGGAGGCGGCCAACCACGTGGTGTCCCGCATCGCGGGCCGCAAGGAGAAGAGGCTGTGGACGGAGCGGGAGGAGGGGGAGCCCATAAGGTACCTCTTCGCGCCGTCGGGGATGGAGGAGACGGCCTACGTCGCGCTGGAGATCAACCGCCTCCTCGAGGAGAGGGGTTACCACCACCGCGACATCGCCGTATTCTACCGCACCAATGCCCAGTCGCGGCCCTTCGAGGAGGTCTTCCTGCGTTTCGGCATCCCCTACAAGATCGTGGGCGGTTTCAAGTTCTACGAGCGCAAGGAGGTGAAGGACGCCATCGCCTACCTCAAGTTCCTCCTCAACCCCCACGACGCGGTCAGCCTGCGCCGCATCGTCAACGAGCCGCGCCGCGGCATCGGAGACACCACCCTCGCCCACCTGGAAGATCATGCGAGGAGAGAAGGCCTTTCCCTGTGGGAGGCCATGCAGCGTGCGGAGGAGGTTCCCGGCCTGGGGACCGCCGCGCGCTCCCGGGTGGCGAGCTTCGTCGAGCTCATGCGGGGGCTGGCGGCGCGCAGGGAGGAGATGGATGTCCCCGGGTTTTTGCGCGAGGTGTTGGAGAAGAGCGGGTACCTGGAGGCGCTGCGGGCGGAGAAGACCTTCGAGGCCGAGGGGCGCCTGGAGAACCTGGAGGAGCTGCTCGGCGCCGCCGCGGAGTTCTTCGCCGCCCATCCCGGGGAAGGGCTGGACGCCTTCCTGGAGCGGACTTCCCTGGTGGCGGAGATAGACCTCTACGACGAGGAAGAGGGGGCGGTGACCCTCATGACCCTGCACAACGCGAAGGGGCTGGAATTCCCGGTGGTCTTCATAGTGGGCATGGAGGACGGCGTCTTCCCCCACCTCCGCTGCATGGGCAGCGAGGAGAGCATGGAGGAGGAGCGGCGCCTCTTCTATGTGGGGGTGACCAGGGCCAAGGACCTCCTCTACCTCACGGGGGCGGCCTCGCGCTCCCTCTACGGGGACGTAAAGGTGAGCCCGCCCTCGCGCTTCCTGCGGGACATACCTTCCAGGTACCTGGAAGTGGTTTCCATGGCCCCTTGGGAGGCGGGAAGGGGCGCTGTGGGAGAGGGCGCGGGCATCGCGGCGGATGCCCTTGCCGCCTCCTACCGCGTGGGCGACCGGGTCATGCACGACGTGTGGGGGGAGGGCATGATCATCGCGCTTTCCCGCGGCAGGGGTGGTCCGGAGGTCACCGTCAATTTCCCGGGCGTGGGGGAGAAACTGCTGCTGCTGCAGTATGCGCCCCTGAAGAAACTCTAG